In a single window of the Halodesulfovibrio sp. MK-HDV genome:
- a CDS encoding iron-containing alcohol dehydrogenase yields the protein MHHTFHSVSKTVHGVGSIAQTGDEVKALGGKRAIIVTDPGLASLGLHAPVEEALKAAGVEFVLFPKAELEPNADSIQACANAATEFKADVMIGFGGGSALDTAKAASVLAVHEGPISKYFGVNVVPGPCMPMIAIPTTAGTGSEMTSISVLTNNETGAKMGVVSDYLYANAVILDPAITTGLPAHVTAMTGVDAFVHAMESFVGLRATPFTDAQNLAAMKMIAANIRTAYTNGSNLEAREAMIYGSALAGLGFGNTQNGVIHAVGTSVPATYKLPHGLLMACFAPVGISFNYMANPEKYAIVADILNGEDTCGPVLERAEGCAEAFINMLEDLDIKVGLAPYGVQESDLEGIATRAMAAKRLMDNNPRQCTEKQLLDHLQKTF from the coding sequence ATGCATCACACATTCCATTCAGTAAGCAAGACTGTACACGGCGTAGGTTCAATTGCACAGACTGGCGACGAAGTTAAAGCCCTTGGCGGCAAACGTGCAATTATCGTAACTGACCCAGGTCTTGCATCTCTCGGCCTTCATGCGCCGGTAGAAGAAGCTCTCAAAGCTGCAGGCGTTGAGTTTGTTCTCTTCCCAAAAGCAGAACTTGAGCCAAATGCTGACTCTATCCAGGCTTGCGCCAACGCAGCAACCGAATTCAAAGCTGACGTTATGATCGGCTTCGGTGGCGGTAGTGCTCTTGATACTGCAAAAGCAGCTTCTGTTCTCGCAGTTCACGAAGGTCCTATCTCCAAGTACTTCGGCGTAAACGTTGTTCCTGGTCCGTGTATGCCAATGATCGCAATTCCTACAACTGCGGGCACTGGTTCTGAAATGACTTCCATTTCAGTACTGACCAACAACGAAACTGGTGCGAAAATGGGTGTTGTAAGTGATTACCTGTACGCTAACGCTGTTATCCTTGATCCAGCGATCACTACAGGTCTTCCAGCTCACGTAACCGCAATGACCGGCGTAGACGCATTCGTTCACGCAATGGAATCATTTGTTGGACTCCGTGCTACTCCATTTACCGATGCTCAGAACCTTGCAGCAATGAAAATGATCGCTGCGAACATTCGTACAGCGTACACCAATGGTTCTAACCTCGAAGCTCGTGAAGCAATGATTTACGGATCAGCTCTCGCAGGTCTCGGCTTCGGTAACACTCAGAACGGTGTTATCCACGCAGTAGGTACTTCTGTTCCTGCAACATACAAACTGCCTCACGGCCTCCTGATGGCATGTTTCGCTCCAGTTGGTATTAGCTTCAACTACATGGCTAACCCTGAGAAATATGCAATCGTTGCTGACATCCTGAACGGCGAAGACACTTGTGGTCCTGTTCTGGAACGCGCAGAAGGCTGTGCTGAAGCATTCATCAACATGCTCGAAGATCTCGACATTAAAGTTGGTCTTGCTCCTTACGGTGTGCAGGAATCTGATCTTGAAGGCATCGCAACTCGTGCAATGGCTGCAAAACGTCTTATGGACAACAACCCACGCCAGTGTACTGAGAAGCAGCTTCTCGACCACTTACAGAAAACTTTTTAG
- a CDS encoding aspartate aminotransferase family protein — protein sequence MSNSEITKAVQQDKANCWHHLTQHKPFDGDANPMMIVSGEGMRIKDANGNEFLDAVSGGVWTVNVGYGREEIAKAVYDQLKKLCYFAGSAGTIPGAQFAEALIDKMPGMSRVYYSNSGSEANEKAYKIVRQLAHLKGDGSKHKIIFRDRDYHGTTIGALSSTGQFERKNQYGPFAPGFVELAHCNCYRCPFGKEYGSCDIECAHALETLIQNEGPENVGGVILEPITAGGGVIVPVPEYFPIIREICDRHGVLLHIDEVVCGLGRTGKWFGYQHFDFTPDMVTMAKGVASGYAGISCTVTTEKVFDEFKADPSDRMHYFRDISTFGGCTAGPAAALANMDIIIKENLLENVVTMGDYFQDRLFELKDKYSIIGDVRGKGLFQGLELVKDRATKEPVDEAVAAGIAGNCGKEGVIIGRTNRSFKEFNNTLCFSPALIAGKSEIDEIIDALDKSFASVSA from the coding sequence ATGAGCAATTCAGAAATTACAAAAGCGGTACAGCAAGATAAAGCTAACTGTTGGCACCACCTCACCCAGCACAAACCATTTGACGGTGACGCAAACCCGATGATGATTGTTTCCGGTGAAGGTATGCGTATTAAAGACGCAAACGGCAACGAGTTTCTTGATGCTGTTTCCGGTGGTGTTTGGACTGTTAACGTAGGCTACGGCCGTGAAGAAATTGCGAAAGCAGTTTACGATCAGCTCAAAAAGCTTTGTTACTTCGCTGGTTCTGCCGGTACCATTCCAGGTGCACAGTTTGCTGAAGCTCTCATCGACAAAATGCCTGGCATGAGTCGTGTTTACTACTCAAACTCCGGTTCTGAAGCTAACGAAAAAGCTTACAAAATCGTACGTCAGCTCGCACACCTCAAAGGTGACGGCTCTAAACACAAAATTATTTTCCGCGATCGTGACTACCACGGTACTACCATTGGTGCATTGTCCTCCACTGGTCAGTTCGAGCGTAAAAACCAGTACGGTCCATTCGCTCCTGGTTTTGTAGAGCTTGCTCATTGTAACTGTTACCGTTGCCCATTCGGCAAAGAATACGGTAGCTGTGACATCGAATGTGCTCACGCTCTCGAGACTCTCATCCAGAATGAAGGTCCTGAAAACGTTGGCGGCGTAATCCTCGAGCCAATCACCGCTGGTGGCGGCGTAATCGTACCTGTACCTGAGTACTTCCCGATTATCCGCGAAATATGTGACCGTCACGGCGTTCTTCTTCACATTGATGAAGTTGTATGTGGTCTCGGCCGTACAGGTAAATGGTTCGGTTACCAGCACTTTGACTTCACCCCGGACATGGTAACCATGGCTAAAGGTGTTGCATCTGGTTACGCAGGTATCTCCTGTACCGTAACTACTGAAAAAGTTTTTGATGAGTTCAAAGCTGATCCATCCGATCGCATGCACTACTTCCGCGATATCTCCACTTTCGGTGGTTGTACCGCAGGTCCAGCAGCTGCACTTGCTAACATGGACATCATCATTAAAGAGAACCTTCTTGAAAACGTTGTTACCATGGGTGACTACTTCCAGGATCGTCTCTTTGAGCTCAAAGACAAGTACTCCATTATCGGCGACGTTCGCGGTAAAGGCCTCTTCCAGGGTCTCGAGCTCGTTAAAGATCGTGCAACTAAAGAGCCTGTTGACGAAGCTGTTGCAGCTGGTATCGCAGGAAATTGTGGTAAAGAAGGCGTAATCATCGGCCGTACAAACCGCTCTTTCAAAGAGTTCAACAACACTCTTTGCTTCAGCCCTGCACTGATCGCTGGTAAATCTGAAATTGATGAAATCATTGATGCACTCGATAAATCTTTTGCATCTGTTTCTGCATAA
- a CDS encoding APC family permease — MAETQTTLKKSIKPSQAWALALGAILGWGAFVLPALRFLPTAGPLAACIGFALGGAMLVFVAMSYGDMIGKYPVAGGEFVFAYVGFGPTAAFICGWALALGYICIIALNASALALLFRFLLPGVFEVGYLYTVVGWDIYAGELAMLIAILVGSGWINYRGADLVGKIQVFLAIALVGGVFALFAGTVMHESSSLTNLLPLYAVERSPMASIMAIVAIAPWLYVGFDTIPQAAEEFDFPHEMATKLMVTAILCGVFLYAMVTLSVAGLIPYKELLAMDVPWATGYVAHLSLGKAGSVILAMAVSAAIFTGINGFFLASSRLLFSIGRARILPAWFGDIHPKYGTPHKSIVFVTLLTIIAPFFGREVLNWVVDMSAVGTVIGYLFTCLAAYKVAVAFRSEEKTSKKIIFAAVGSVSSVICILLLTVPGSPGSIGTESWIALVLWTLLGAVFYKMKMSEFKGLDLKTQSSLMMGGLDLPTFFKK; from the coding sequence ATGGCTGAGACTCAGACTACGTTAAAAAAGTCGATTAAGCCTAGTCAGGCTTGGGCGCTTGCGCTTGGCGCAATTTTAGGTTGGGGCGCATTTGTATTGCCGGCATTGAGATTTTTGCCAACAGCGGGACCACTTGCAGCTTGCATTGGTTTTGCATTAGGCGGAGCAATGTTAGTTTTTGTTGCCATGAGTTATGGCGACATGATCGGTAAGTACCCTGTTGCTGGTGGCGAATTCGTATTTGCATATGTCGGATTTGGCCCTACAGCCGCATTTATTTGTGGTTGGGCATTAGCGCTCGGTTATATTTGTATTATTGCACTTAACGCGTCAGCGCTAGCGCTGCTCTTTAGATTCCTCCTTCCAGGGGTATTTGAAGTTGGTTATCTGTATACAGTAGTAGGTTGGGACATTTACGCCGGCGAACTTGCAATGCTTATTGCTATCCTCGTAGGCTCAGGTTGGATCAACTACCGCGGTGCGGATCTTGTTGGTAAGATTCAGGTTTTCCTCGCAATTGCTCTGGTTGGTGGCGTATTCGCGCTCTTCGCCGGAACAGTTATGCATGAATCTTCTTCTTTAACTAACTTGCTTCCACTGTACGCTGTAGAACGCAGCCCTATGGCATCAATCATGGCGATCGTAGCTATTGCACCTTGGCTCTACGTTGGCTTTGATACTATTCCACAGGCTGCTGAAGAATTTGATTTCCCGCATGAGATGGCAACAAAACTGATGGTAACCGCGATTCTGTGTGGAGTTTTCCTCTACGCAATGGTTACTCTCTCTGTAGCTGGTCTCATACCTTATAAAGAACTTTTAGCTATGGATGTACCTTGGGCTACTGGCTACGTTGCTCACCTTTCATTAGGTAAAGCAGGTAGTGTGATTCTCGCAATGGCGGTTTCAGCAGCTATCTTCACCGGCATTAACGGTTTCTTCCTCGCATCTTCCCGTTTGCTCTTCAGCATCGGTCGCGCAAGAATCCTTCCTGCATGGTTCGGAGATATTCATCCAAAGTATGGTACTCCGCATAAGTCGATTGTATTTGTAACCCTGCTTACCATTATCGCACCGTTCTTCGGTCGTGAGGTACTGAACTGGGTAGTAGATATGTCAGCGGTTGGTACCGTTATTGGTTACCTCTTCACTTGCCTTGCTGCGTACAAAGTTGCTGTAGCGTTCCGTAGTGAAGAAAAAACCTCTAAGAAGATTATTTTTGCGGCGGTTGGTTCTGTGAGTTCCGTAATCTGTATCCTGCTTCTTACCGTTCCTGGTTCCCCTGGTTCCATCGGCACAGAATCTTGGATCGCATTGGTACTCTGGACTCTTCTCGGCGCAGTTTTCTACAAAATGAAAATGAGCGAATTCAAAGGCCTTGATCTTAAGACTCAGTCATCTTTGATGATGGGCGGTTTAGATCTCCCTACATTCTTCAAGAAATAG